From the Girardinichthys multiradiatus isolate DD_20200921_A chromosome 22, DD_fGirMul_XY1, whole genome shotgun sequence genome, one window contains:
- the LOC124859366 gene encoding dickkopf-related protein 1-like: MFVKELKRSIMQMPLAHHILAVQFILYGYCGDVYGGAVLMNSNAIKTLAGAGKGADTVSPSPRTSPPGGIGHRLPMDNLQHSGVCTDDEDCGGDEFCNDVRGVCLPCRKCRRRCVKDSMCCAGNRCINGVCQVNDSHNSDLFVTTGWQKHNNTMVHQGKKISTAPGFQPNPVKGQEGDACLRSTDCSLGLCCARHFWSRICKPVLTEGQVCTRHRRKANHGLELFQRCDCGEGLVCKLEKGERDHSVSRTAARNLHTCQRR, translated from the exons atGTTTGTTAAAGAATTGAAGAGAAGTATCATGCAGATGCCCTTAGCGCACCACATCTTGGCTGTGCAGTTCATTCTGTATGGATACTGTGGAGACGTTTACGGGGGAGCAGTTCTGATGAATTCCAACGCGATCAAAACCTTAGCGGGTGCGGGCAAAGGTGCAGACACCGTCAGTCCAAGTCCGCGCACCTCACCTCCCGGTGGCATCGGGCACAGATTACCCATGGACAACTTGCAG CACTCAGGTGTTTGCACGGATGATGAAGACTGCGGAGGTGATGAATTCTGCAACGACGTCCGGGGCGTTTGCCTGCCGTGCCGTAAGTGCCGTAGGCGCTGTGTGAAGGACTCCATGTGTTGCGCAGGAAACCGCTGCATCAACG GTGTTTGTCAAGTAAATGACAGTCATAACTCAGACTTATTTGTCACAACTGGCTGGCAGAAACACAACAATACCATGGTGCATCAAGGAAAGAAGATATCCACAGCCCCTGGCTTCCAACCTAACCCCGTCAAAG GCCAGGAGGGTGATGCATGTCTGAGATCCACGGACTGCTCCTTGGGCCTGTGCTGTGCCAGGCACTTTTGGTCCCGCATCTGCAAACCCGTGCTGACAGAGGGCCAGGTGTGCACGCGCCACCGCAGGAAAGCCAACCACGGCTTGGAGCTGTTCCAGCGCTGCGACTGTGGTGAGGGCCTGGTGTGCAAGCTGGAGAAAGGAGAGCGAGATCACAGTGTCAGCAGGACTGCAGCCCGAAACCTACACACCTGTCAGAGACGCTGA